Proteins co-encoded in one Inmirania thermothiophila genomic window:
- a CDS encoding PEP-CTERM sorting domain-containing protein, producing the protein MRGGTRLGLAAALAFGGWGLAHAAAIAPASYTDTLAVGETVVVSKTVTTDPTLDFVDFYFLADNTGSMGTVIGNVQSVATSLLGSLSTTYSNAAFGVGRYFGDPSEGVGFDNAYDVLQPITTSTTAATTAMGNWIAFGGGDAAEANLYALHQAATDGADTAGPGTGSGEATGWRAGAQKVILWFGDIFGHQDTVTLADAIATLTGEGVIVVGFNSTAAGTGIDGSFADGTGDGRNQASAITTATGGALVNDFVSVPTGDLVSTIVSAVGTATATFDLSLFVSGGDTSGLNVSFACTDPAGCDDVTGGESRTFSMTITGLVPGTYDFTVGVTGFSSISEDDHITVTGGPTTVPEPASLLLLGAGLAGLGFARRRAA; encoded by the coding sequence ATGAGAGGCGGAACACGATTGGGCCTGGCCGCGGCCCTGGCCTTCGGCGGGTGGGGTCTCGCCCACGCCGCCGCCATCGCACCGGCGAGCTACACGGACACCCTCGCGGTGGGTGAGACGGTGGTGGTGAGCAAGACGGTGACCACCGACCCGACCCTGGATTTCGTCGACTTCTACTTCCTCGCCGACAACACCGGCAGCATGGGCACCGTCATCGGCAACGTGCAGAGCGTGGCGACGAGCCTGCTCGGCTCCCTCAGCACCACCTACAGCAACGCCGCCTTCGGCGTCGGGCGCTACTTCGGCGACCCCAGCGAGGGGGTCGGGTTCGACAACGCCTACGACGTCCTCCAGCCCATCACCACCAGCACCACCGCGGCCACCACCGCCATGGGGAACTGGATCGCGTTCGGCGGCGGCGACGCCGCGGAGGCGAACCTCTACGCCCTCCACCAGGCGGCCACCGACGGCGCCGATACCGCAGGGCCCGGGACCGGCAGCGGCGAGGCCACCGGCTGGCGTGCCGGGGCGCAGAAGGTGATCCTGTGGTTCGGCGATATCTTCGGCCACCAGGACACGGTGACCCTCGCCGATGCCATCGCCACCCTGACCGGCGAGGGCGTGATCGTGGTCGGCTTCAACAGCACCGCTGCGGGGACCGGCATCGACGGGTCGTTCGCGGACGGTACCGGCGATGGGCGGAACCAGGCCTCGGCCATCACCACGGCCACGGGGGGCGCGCTGGTCAACGACTTCGTCTCGGTGCCGACCGGGGATCTCGTCAGCACCATCGTCAGCGCCGTGGGGACGGCCACCGCCACCTTCGACCTCTCGCTCTTCGTCTCCGGCGGTGACACCTCCGGCCTCAACGTCAGCTTCGCCTGCACCGACCCGGCGGGCTGCGACGACGTGACCGGCGGCGAGTCGCGCACCTTCTCCATGACCATCACCGGCCTCGTTCCCGGGACCTACGACTTCACCGTCGGCGTGACCGGTTTCAGCAGCATCAGCGAGGACGACCACATCACCGTCACCGGCGGGCCCACGACGGTTCCGGAGCCCGCGAGCCTGCTGCTGCTCGGCGCCGGTCTCGCCGGGCTCGGCTTCGCCCGCCGCCGCGCCGCCTGA
- the lnt gene encoding apolipoprotein N-acyltransferase: MAAARGRARAADLAALAAGAVFPAGFAPLAWWPLAILAPAALAQLARGATPGRALLRGWLFGLGAFGVGVSWVWISIARYGNTGAATAWAATAAFVALLALFPALTAGLWRRLAPAGGVRAGLAFAALWALAEWVRARLWAGFPWLEVGVAQVDGPLGGWLAVLGPYGTGGVALAGAAVFAAGVKKSDRWAGAALLAAAVAGGAVLGAVPWTRPAGPARSVAVVQGNIAQDVKWAPEAVLPTLERYLGMSRPLWGTDLVVWPETAVPLFLDEVEAGFLDALAAEAGAAGTTLVTGIPLRDAPGGPYYNGVVVAGGGAGAVYRKRHLVPFGEYYPGRAWLGGLFRILDVPMSDFAPGPPDPAPVAAAGMRLGITICYEIAFPALVHGDGGAALLVNVSNDAWFGDSLAPHQHLQIARARAREAGRYLVRATNTGVSAVIGPDGRVLARGPQFAPAVVRAAVRPMAGRGPYARLGDGPALAGLLGLVAAAAARRRR; encoded by the coding sequence GTGGCGGCGGCCCGGGGGCGCGCCCGCGCCGCCGATCTCGCCGCCCTCGCCGCCGGCGCCGTCTTCCCCGCCGGGTTCGCGCCGCTGGCGTGGTGGCCGCTGGCGATCCTGGCGCCGGCGGCGCTGGCGCAGCTCGCGCGCGGCGCCACCCCCGGGCGCGCCCTGCTGCGGGGCTGGCTCTTCGGCCTCGGCGCCTTCGGCGTCGGCGTCTCCTGGGTCTGGATCAGCATCGCCCGCTACGGCAACACCGGGGCCGCCACCGCGTGGGCCGCCACCGCCGCCTTCGTCGCCCTCCTCGCCCTCTTCCCGGCGCTGACGGCGGGGCTGTGGCGGCGGCTCGCGCCCGCGGGGGGGGTGCGCGCGGGGCTCGCCTTCGCCGCCCTGTGGGCCCTCGCCGAATGGGTCCGGGCGCGGCTGTGGGCCGGCTTTCCCTGGCTCGAGGTGGGGGTGGCGCAGGTGGACGGCCCCCTCGGGGGCTGGCTTGCCGTGCTCGGCCCCTACGGCACGGGGGGCGTGGCCCTGGCCGGGGCGGCGGTGTTCGCGGCGGGTGTCAAGAAATCCGACAGGTGGGCGGGGGCGGCCCTGCTGGCCGCGGCGGTGGCGGGCGGGGCGGTCCTCGGGGCGGTGCCGTGGACACGGCCTGCGGGGCCGGCGCGCAGCGTCGCCGTCGTGCAGGGCAACATCGCCCAGGACGTCAAGTGGGCGCCGGAGGCGGTGCTGCCGACCCTGGAGCGCTACCTGGGCATGAGCCGTCCGCTCTGGGGCACCGACCTGGTGGTCTGGCCCGAGACCGCGGTGCCGCTCTTCCTGGACGAGGTGGAGGCCGGGTTCCTGGACGCCCTCGCCGCCGAGGCGGGCGCCGCCGGCACCACCCTGGTCACCGGCATCCCCCTGCGCGACGCCCCCGGCGGGCCCTACTACAACGGGGTCGTGGTCGCGGGGGGCGGGGCCGGGGCGGTCTACCGCAAGCGCCATCTGGTGCCCTTCGGCGAGTACTATCCGGGGCGGGCCTGGCTCGGGGGGCTGTTCCGCATCCTCGACGTGCCCATGTCCGACTTCGCCCCCGGCCCCCCCGACCCCGCGCCGGTGGCGGCGGCGGGGATGCGCCTGGGGATCACCATCTGCTACGAGATCGCCTTTCCGGCCCTGGTCCACGGCGACGGCGGCGCGGCGCTGCTGGTCAACGTCAGCAACGACGCCTGGTTCGGCGACTCGCTGGCCCCCCACCAGCACCTGCAGATCGCCCGCGCCCGCGCCCGCGAGGCCGGCCGCTACCTGGTGCGCGCCACCAACACCGGCGTCTCCGCCGTCATCGGTCCGGACGGGCGCGTGCTCGCCCGCGGCCCGCAGTTCGCCCCCGCCGTGGTGCGGGCCGCGGTGCGGCCCATGGCCGGGCGCGGGCCCTATGCGCGGCTGGGCGACGGGCCGGCGCTGGCCGGCCTCCTGGGGCTGGTGGCGGCCGCCGCCGCCCGCAGGCGCCGCTGA